In one window of Flavobacterium ginsengisoli DNA:
- a CDS encoding GNAT family N-acetyltransferase, giving the protein MDLNLEIKDISFREIQKSDKTLLREIYGSTRQEELDKGTNWNDEQKRLFIDQQFSVQHEYYQKNFLDAKFYIIEKEKVPVGRLYIDFLSENEPVRIIDITILPEWRNKNIGDSILNEILKKAGDNNLNVSIHVEAFNPAMNLYKRLGFKKISETNGVYHLMEWNSNN; this is encoded by the coding sequence ATGGATTTGAATTTAGAAATAAAAGATATTAGTTTTCGAGAGATTCAGAAAAGTGATAAAACTCTTCTTCGGGAAATATATGGCAGTACTCGTCAAGAAGAACTAGATAAAGGAACTAATTGGAATGATGAACAGAAAAGACTTTTTATTGATCAGCAATTTTCTGTCCAACATGAATATTATCAGAAGAATTTTTTAGATGCAAAATTTTATATAATTGAAAAAGAAAAAGTTCCGGTTGGAAGATTATATATTGATTTCCTTTCTGAAAATGAACCTGTGAGAATTATAGATATTACAATATTGCCTGAATGGAGAAATAAAAATATTGGCGACTCCATTTTAAATGAAATCCTTAAAAAAGCAGGCGACAATAATTTAAATGTCTCGATACATGTTGAGGCTTTTAACCCAGCAATGAATTTATATAAACGATTAGGATTTAAAAAAATAAGTGAAACAAATGGTGTTTACCATTTAATGGAATGGAATTCTAATAACTGA
- a CDS encoding DUF6916 family protein: MLNRVFVIKFSEEIQHDAELISVTEFDSYSPLQRTPFSLVFRTQQKDEYYEQGIFNIIHPEEGNLELFLTPLGFDEVGMKYEAVFS; the protein is encoded by the coding sequence ATGCTTAATAGAGTATTTGTTATTAAATTTTCAGAAGAAATTCAGCATGATGCGGAGTTAATTTCTGTAACTGAATTCGATAGTTACTCTCCGTTACAAAGAACTCCATTTTCTCTAGTTTTTCGAACTCAGCAAAAAGACGAATATTACGAACAGGGGATTTTTAATATTATACACCCTGAAGAAGGCAATCTAGAATTATTTCTTACACCACTTGGGTTTGATGAAGTGGGAATGAAATATGAAGCGGTATTTTCTTAA
- a CDS encoding phage tail protein, producing the protein MDQFVAEIRLFPFNFAPKGWAMCNGQLLPISQNTSLFSLLGTTYGGDGKSTFALPNLQGSVPMHPGQGPGLSLHDLGETGGSENVSLLESEIPSHNHSLMVATSNSQSTSPTNNSLGRGNPIRIYGQTGTNTNMSLNSVAIAGSGLPHNNMMPYLTMNFCIALQGIFPPRS; encoded by the coding sequence ATGGATCAATTTGTTGCCGAGATACGCCTTTTTCCCTTCAATTTTGCACCAAAAGGTTGGGCCATGTGCAATGGGCAATTATTGCCTATATCTCAAAATACATCGCTTTTTTCTTTGCTGGGAACTACATATGGAGGTGACGGGAAAAGCACTTTTGCTCTCCCGAATTTACAAGGGAGTGTTCCTATGCATCCAGGACAAGGTCCAGGATTATCTTTACACGATTTAGGGGAAACAGGCGGAAGTGAAAATGTTAGTTTGCTTGAGTCTGAAATTCCATCTCACAATCATTCATTGATGGTCGCAACTTCAAACTCACAGTCAACATCTCCGACTAATAATAGTTTAGGCCGTGGAAATCCTATACGAATTTATGGCCAGACGGGAACAAATACCAATATGAGCTTAAACTCCGTAGCTATAGCTGGCTCGGGTTTGCCACACAATAATATGATGCCTTATTTGACAATGAATTTTTGTATTGCGCTTCAGGGAATTTTTCCACCAAGAAGCTAA